A genomic stretch from Desulfotignum balticum DSM 7044 includes:
- a CDS encoding amidohydrolase has product MTPDLILHNATLYSPGHTRFSKNQSVGSGHGASATALATAGNRIMALGDDKTILAMAGPTTRILNLDQKLVLPGFIDTHFHFYEWAVNLNSIDFAQTRNFAGMETAIREKSRLLGPDHWILGQGFNESDWPENRMPDRLDLDMAAPDNPVCIWRCDLHLAVANSSALSLAGIDSTAPDPPDGVIVRDGTGIPTGVLKEMAPNLIRNVLPALTFENLLENMEKAMAKAHALGLTGIHDIRLMGGEEGAVALQAWQSLHAAGKLTLRCHVALPGEMTRQAIDLGLCSGFGDDMLRIGHLKFFSDGGMGARTAWMTEPYLDAAYGMSLTPIQEIEQAVIQADRAGLSCMVHAVGDRAVHEVLSVFAGVEALNQSACRIPHRMEHAQMILPRDLETLKQLKNLAVSCQPNNMSLDISMIDQCVGKRGKYAYNFKNILETGIPTMFSSDAPVADPNPFAGIFSAVTRRRMDHTPDTGWYPDQCLTVDQAVQGYTLTPAATSGMGDVTGSLIVGKKADLIVTDRNIFCIDPEEIPVTRVVLTLFNGKIVYERP; this is encoded by the coding sequence ATGACACCTGATCTGATTTTACACAATGCCACCCTGTATTCGCCCGGACACACCCGCTTTTCAAAAAATCAGTCTGTGGGTTCAGGCCATGGGGCTTCTGCCACGGCACTGGCAACCGCAGGAAACCGGATCATGGCCTTAGGTGATGACAAAACCATTCTGGCCATGGCCGGACCGACCACCCGGATTTTGAATCTGGATCAGAAACTGGTGCTGCCCGGATTCATCGATACCCATTTCCATTTTTATGAATGGGCCGTCAACCTGAACAGCATTGATTTTGCTCAGACCCGGAATTTTGCCGGAATGGAAACAGCCATCCGGGAAAAATCCCGACTCCTGGGTCCGGATCACTGGATTCTGGGACAGGGATTCAATGAATCCGACTGGCCGGAAAACCGAATGCCCGACCGTCTGGACCTGGATATGGCGGCCCCGGACAACCCGGTGTGCATCTGGCGCTGTGACCTTCATCTGGCCGTGGCCAACTCCAGTGCCCTGTCTCTGGCCGGCATTGATTCCACCGCCCCGGATCCGCCGGACGGGGTGATTGTGCGGGACGGCACCGGTATACCCACCGGCGTTCTCAAAGAAATGGCCCCCAATCTGATCCGGAATGTGTTGCCGGCCCTGACCTTTGAAAACCTGCTGGAAAATATGGAAAAGGCCATGGCAAAGGCCCATGCCCTGGGGTTGACCGGGATTCATGATATCCGGCTCATGGGCGGGGAAGAAGGGGCCGTGGCTTTGCAGGCCTGGCAGTCCCTGCATGCCGCAGGCAAACTGACCCTGCGGTGCCATGTGGCTTTGCCCGGGGAAATGACCCGCCAGGCCATTGATCTGGGGTTGTGCTCCGGGTTCGGGGATGACATGCTGCGCATCGGACATTTGAAATTTTTCAGCGACGGGGGCATGGGGGCCCGGACCGCCTGGATGACTGAACCTTACCTGGATGCCGCATACGGCATGTCTTTGACCCCCATCCAGGAGATCGAACAGGCCGTGATCCAGGCGGATAGGGCCGGACTTTCCTGCATGGTACATGCCGTGGGGGACCGGGCCGTTCATGAGGTCCTTTCCGTGTTTGCAGGGGTGGAAGCGCTGAACCAGAGCGCCTGCCGCATTCCCCACCGCATGGAACACGCCCAGATGATCCTGCCCCGGGACCTGGAAACCCTGAAGCAATTAAAAAATCTGGCAGTTTCCTGCCAGCCCAACAATATGAGCCTGGACATTTCCATGATCGACCAATGTGTCGGGAAAAGAGGCAAATACGCCTATAATTTCAAGAATATCCTGGAAACGGGCATTCCCACGATGTTCAGTTCGGATGCCCCCGTGGCAGACCCCAATCCATTTGCCGGCATATTTTCCGCCGTCACCCGCCGGCGCATGGACCACACGCCTGACACCGGGTGGTACCCGGACCAGTGCCTGACCGTGGATCAGGCGGTTCAAGGATATACCCTGACCCCGGCTGCAACGTCGGGCATGGGGGATGTAACCGGCAGCCTGATCGTGGGAAAAAAGGCGGATCTCATTGTCACGGACCGCAATATCTTTTGCATCGATCCCGAAGAGATCCCTGTCACCCGGGTGGTACTGACCCTGTTCAACGGAAAGATCGTGTATGAACGACCATGA
- a CDS encoding ABC transporter permease, with protein MKEKPWKPWLLLSPSLTAVFLLLVIPVCFVVVYSFWLRAPSGMDIPAFQFGNYAKFFADSFYPVILLNTIRVALETVIICLIMGYIPAYFFYRTESRLKPYLMILVMLPFWISFIIRTLSWINILGDSGLINHLLLKSGLISSPIPMLYNEGAVIMGLIQYLLPFMILNIYVSLDGIDKSLTEAAKSLGCTEWQAFREITLPLSLPGVSAGCLLVFVLTCGTYLPPMILGGPGNEMIANLIFKRIIGTLDWPFGSAISTILLLLLVLIVYTYNRYMGINQIFKSLSKG; from the coding sequence ATGAAAGAAAAACCGTGGAAACCCTGGTTGCTGCTGTCACCTTCTCTGACAGCCGTTTTTTTACTGCTGGTCATACCGGTTTGTTTTGTGGTGGTATACAGTTTCTGGCTCAGGGCCCCCAGCGGCATGGATATTCCGGCGTTTCAGTTCGGCAATTATGCCAAATTTTTTGCCGATTCCTTTTATCCCGTGATCCTGCTCAATACCATCCGGGTGGCCCTGGAAACCGTGATCATCTGCCTGATCATGGGATATATCCCGGCCTATTTCTTTTACCGCACCGAATCCCGGCTCAAACCCTATCTTATGATTCTGGTGATGCTGCCGTTCTGGATCAGTTTCATCATCCGCACCTTGAGCTGGATCAACATTCTGGGGGATTCCGGACTGATCAACCATTTACTGCTCAAATCCGGACTGATTTCCAGCCCCATTCCCATGCTGTACAATGAAGGGGCTGTGATCATGGGCCTGATCCAGTATCTGCTGCCTTTCATGATTTTAAATATCTATGTGAGTCTGGACGGCATTGACAAAAGTTTGACCGAAGCGGCCAAAAGCTTAGGCTGCACGGAATGGCAGGCATTCAGGGAAATCACCCTGCCCTTGAGTCTGCCCGGGGTGAGTGCCGGGTGTCTTTTGGTGTTCGTGCTGACCTGCGGCACCTATCTGCCGCCCATGATCTTAGGAGGCCCGGGCAATGAAATGATCGCCAACCTGATTTTCAAACGGATCATCGGCACTCTGGACTGGCCGTTCGGATCGGCCATTTCCACCATCCTGCTGCTGTTGCTGGTGCTTATTGTCTATACTTACAACCGGTATATGGGCATTAACCAGATATTCAAATCCCTGAGCAAAGGGTAA
- a CDS encoding ABC transporter permease, with protein sequence MKKLISGWTLIKLYTILVYVWMFAPIVAVVILAFNPQQFGTFPMEGFSFKWFVKLSQNSTILDAFKNSLVLGSLTAIFATAIGVPAAMAFIRYEFRGKDFLNTMLIAPIMIPEVVLGVALLLFIRWLQQPKSFAMLLIGHVVLTLPYVLLIVQARLVGIKREYEEAALSLGASPFQTFKEITFPLLAPAIFAGMLFAFTISFDDVTATLFWATAQNQTVPVKIFSMLRTSISPEINALGAVMIVLTVSIPLAAGYVARRFARGNTP encoded by the coding sequence ATGAAGAAACTGATTTCCGGCTGGACCCTGATCAAACTGTACACGATTCTGGTGTATGTCTGGATGTTCGCCCCCATTGTGGCCGTGGTGATTCTCGCGTTCAACCCCCAGCAGTTCGGCACCTTTCCCATGGAGGGATTCAGCTTCAAGTGGTTTGTCAAGCTGTCCCAGAATTCCACCATTCTGGATGCGTTCAAAAACTCTCTGGTACTGGGATCTCTGACCGCCATATTTGCTACGGCCATCGGTGTGCCGGCAGCCATGGCATTCATCCGGTATGAATTCAGAGGCAAAGATTTTTTAAATACCATGCTCATCGCTCCTATCATGATTCCGGAAGTGGTGCTGGGTGTGGCCCTGCTGCTGTTCATCCGGTGGCTCCAGCAGCCCAAAAGCTTTGCCATGCTGCTTATCGGTCATGTGGTGCTGACCCTGCCCTATGTCCTGCTCATTGTCCAGGCCCGGCTGGTGGGCATCAAACGTGAATATGAAGAAGCGGCCCTGTCTTTAGGAGCCAGCCCGTTTCAGACATTTAAAGAAATCACGTTTCCCCTGCTGGCGCCCGCCATTTTTGCGGGCATGCTGTTCGCGTTCACCATTTCTTTTGATGATGTCACGGCCACGTTATTCTGGGCAACGGCCCAGAACCAGACTGTGCCGGTCAAAATCTTCAGCATGCTCAGGACATCCATCAGCCCGGAAATCAATGCGCTGGGAGCGGTGATGATTGTGTTGACCGTTTCCATTCCCCTGGCGGCAGGGTATGTGGCCCGGCGTTTTGCCAGGGGAAACACCCCCTGA
- a CDS encoding extracellular solute-binding protein, with amino-acid sequence MAKDLKNRLDDVYQNYLEGNISRRDFVKFAGIAGAALGLAGGPFGLVSRAFAGKNSITCHSWGGTTSEALRKFAFDPFTKATGIEVIDAAFTGMDDFLTQVKASFPPGGEFNIAHLSAVYDYARYTDLGFGVVLDESKIPNMKNVMTKMTDTLRGITNGTLSAVPYDLGQTGIAYNTNEISKADAEKLGASLLYEKSLKGKLGSWGGDFRTNMWYAALHTGQSPNNITDIDAIWKVLTEQRSLMKKYWASGSELMSLLANGEIFATVAWSGRVAALQDQGHPIGYLSPDGTYSWMEYMYVLKGTDLDVAQQLLNFMLEPDAAIAVAQGQKYPPALDPTKVEMPDDVKKLPAFDPTGKLNGYLFADPAYWNKHQIEWAEKWDRIIAGA; translated from the coding sequence ATGGCAAAAGACTTGAAAAATCGGCTGGATGATGTGTATCAGAATTATCTGGAGGGAAACATTTCCCGCCGGGATTTTGTGAAGTTCGCCGGCATCGCAGGCGCCGCCTTAGGACTGGCCGGCGGCCCCTTCGGCCTGGTAAGCCGGGCATTTGCCGGTAAAAATTCCATTACCTGCCATTCCTGGGGCGGCACCACCTCAGAGGCCCTGCGTAAATTCGCCTTTGACCCGTTCACCAAAGCCACAGGGATTGAAGTGATCGATGCCGCCTTCACGGGTATGGATGATTTTCTGACCCAGGTCAAAGCATCCTTTCCGCCCGGCGGAGAATTCAATATTGCGCATCTGAGTGCCGTATATGATTATGCCAGATACACGGACTTAGGGTTCGGCGTTGTTCTGGATGAATCCAAGATCCCCAACATGAAAAATGTCATGACCAAAATGACCGACACCCTGCGGGGAATCACCAACGGAACCCTGTCGGCTGTGCCCTACGATCTGGGTCAGACCGGGATTGCCTACAACACCAATGAGATCTCCAAGGCAGATGCGGAAAAACTGGGGGCGTCTCTGCTGTATGAAAAAAGCCTCAAAGGCAAGCTGGGCTCCTGGGGCGGAGACTTCCGGACCAATATGTGGTACGCGGCCCTGCACACCGGCCAGAGCCCCAACAACATCACGGATATCGACGCGATCTGGAAAGTGCTGACCGAACAGCGCAGCCTGATGAAAAAATACTGGGCATCCGGCTCCGAACTCATGAGCCTGCTGGCCAATGGTGAAATCTTTGCCACGGTGGCCTGGTCCGGCCGGGTGGCAGCCCTCCAGGATCAGGGACATCCCATCGGGTATCTGTCTCCGGACGGCACCTATTCCTGGATGGAATACATGTACGTGCTCAAAGGCACGGATCTGGACGTGGCCCAGCAGCTGCTCAACTTCATGCTGGAACCGGATGCGGCCATTGCCGTGGCCCAGGGACAGAAATATCCGCCGGCCCTGGACCCCACCAAAGTGGAAATGCCCGATGACGTGAAAAAACTGCCGGCATTTGATCCCACCGGCAAGCTGAACGGGTATCTGTTTGCGGATCCGGCTTACTGGAACAAGCATCAGATCGAATGGGCGGAAAAATGGGACCGGATCATCGCCGGTGCCTGA
- a CDS encoding sigma-54 interaction domain-containing protein, whose amino-acid sequence MNDHDLFFLETIFTRSADGLLICDRQGRILKMNQAAERLNGIRSSEVLGKDVRALVKEGQINRSATQEVLETRRQVSLVQTTPRSGYSLLVTGTPVFDDAGEIAYVVVNERDISLIRDMKRQLAQVRQESEKMREELTELTLRELTDNDVVAQSPSMKQTVHLALKLARLGASNILLSGESGTGKGLLAKFIHKHSPRAQNPFIQINCAALPENLLEAELFGYEKGAFTGARETGKAGLFELAAKGTLFLDEIGEMSPGVQAKLLKYLDDQEIMPLGSTRSKKIDCSVLAATNQDLLELTRKKRFRLDLFHRLNTFTLSIPPLRERPEDILELTRICLKRFNKKYSRRAHIGYRSLQALKTYAFPGNVRELINIVKQAVAMCDRRQLDDYLIRLTDAPTCPDPGTPVKKTDGSLVQTLESVEHDMLKQAAQRCRTTRQAAEFLGISQPTVVRKFKKYHVRIRSG is encoded by the coding sequence ATGAACGACCATGACCTGTTTTTTCTGGAAACCATTTTCACCCGGTCTGCGGACGGCCTGCTGATCTGTGACCGCCAGGGCCGGATCCTGAAAATGAATCAAGCCGCGGAGCGTCTTAACGGGATCCGTTCATCCGAGGTACTGGGAAAAGATGTCAGAGCCCTGGTTAAAGAAGGGCAGATCAACCGGTCCGCCACCCAGGAGGTGCTGGAAACCAGGCGCCAGGTCAGCCTGGTCCAGACCACGCCCCGGTCCGGCTACTCCTTGCTGGTGACCGGCACCCCCGTGTTTGATGATGCCGGAGAGATCGCCTATGTGGTGGTGAACGAACGGGACATTTCCCTGATCCGGGACATGAAACGCCAACTGGCCCAGGTGCGCCAGGAATCGGAAAAAATGCGGGAAGAACTCACAGAACTCACGTTGCGGGAATTGACGGACAACGATGTGGTGGCCCAGAGCCCTTCCATGAAACAGACGGTTCATCTGGCGTTGAAACTGGCCCGTCTCGGGGCGTCCAACATTCTGCTGTCCGGAGAATCCGGTACCGGGAAAGGACTGCTGGCCAAATTCATCCACAAGCACAGTCCCCGGGCACAAAACCCGTTCATCCAGATCAATTGCGCGGCCTTGCCGGAAAACCTGCTGGAAGCCGAACTGTTCGGATATGAAAAAGGCGCGTTCACCGGGGCCAGGGAAACCGGCAAGGCAGGACTTTTTGAGCTGGCCGCCAAAGGGACCCTGTTTCTGGATGAAATCGGGGAAATGTCCCCTGGGGTCCAGGCCAAACTGCTCAAATACCTGGATGACCAGGAAATCATGCCTTTAGGAAGTACCCGGTCCAAAAAAATCGACTGCTCAGTGCTGGCCGCCACCAACCAGGATCTGTTGGAACTGACCCGGAAAAAGCGGTTCCGCCTGGACCTGTTTCACCGGCTCAACACCTTTACGCTGTCCATTCCCCCTTTGCGGGAACGGCCGGAAGACATTCTGGAACTGACCCGGATCTGCCTGAAGCGGTTCAACAAAAAATACAGCCGCCGGGCACACATCGGATACCGGTCTTTGCAGGCGTTGAAAACCTATGCATTCCCGGGCAATGTCCGGGAATTGATCAACATCGTCAAACAGGCCGTGGCCATGTGTGACCGCCGGCAGCTGGATGACTATCTGATCCGGTTAACCGACGCACCCACCTGCCCGGACCCAGGTACACCCGTTAAAAAAACCGATGGCAGCCTGGTACAAACCCTGGAATCCGTGGAGCATGACATGCTGAAACAGGCAGCCCAGCGATGCCGGACCACCCGGCAGGCCGCAGAATTCTTAGGTATCAGTCAGCCCACGGTGGTCCGAAAATTCAAAAAATATCATGTGCGGATCCGGAGCGGATAA
- a CDS encoding proline racemase family protein — protein MIPFNDLSRLYDGDAPVITTIDSHTEGEVTRLIVDGIPPVPGRTMMEKLTHFKTGYDAVRSLLTKEPRGSRQVLAALVTKPVTPDAAFGLIYMDTRRYPYLCGHATIGAVTTLFRTGTLTLAEGENRVGIDTPSGRMTSIAHVRDGCLTSVSIQMVPAFVFATDQQIRVDGFGTIPVDLVCAGGFFAMVDTRRIDLTPALENRQILVDLGMKIIDAANEQLTVTHPERPDVTTVDVTEFYDCVPSSGTARGRGMVVYGESHMDRSPCGTGTAAKLALLHHYKKIEPNEPYINASPLGTTFEARLVEKTKIGDFEASVTQISGKAWITGVHHFTLDQTDPFQQGYLV, from the coding sequence ATGATCCCTTTTAATGATTTATCGCGACTGTATGATGGTGATGCCCCCGTGATCACCACCATTGATTCTCATACCGAAGGTGAGGTGACCCGGCTGATCGTGGACGGGATTCCCCCGGTTCCCGGCCGGACCATGATGGAAAAACTGACCCATTTTAAAACCGGTTATGACGCGGTTCGAAGCCTTCTGACCAAAGAGCCCCGGGGATCCCGCCAGGTGCTGGCCGCCCTGGTCACAAAACCTGTGACACCGGATGCCGCGTTCGGTCTCATCTACATGGATACCCGGCGATATCCCTATCTGTGCGGCCATGCCACCATCGGCGCGGTGACAACGCTTTTCCGCACCGGCACCCTGACCCTGGCCGAAGGAGAAAACCGGGTGGGTATCGACACCCCGTCCGGTCGGATGACGTCAATCGCCCATGTCCGGGACGGGTGTTTGACATCCGTGTCCATCCAGATGGTGCCCGCGTTTGTCTTTGCCACGGATCAGCAGATCCGGGTGGACGGGTTCGGGACCATTCCCGTGGACCTGGTGTGTGCCGGCGGATTTTTCGCCATGGTGGACACGCGCCGGATCGACCTGACACCGGCCCTGGAAAACAGACAGATCCTGGTGGACCTGGGCATGAAAATCATTGACGCCGCCAATGAACAGCTCACGGTGACCCATCCGGAACGACCGGATGTCACCACCGTGGATGTGACCGAATTTTATGATTGTGTCCCATCCAGCGGCACGGCCCGGGGCCGGGGCATGGTGGTATATGGTGAATCCCACATGGACCGCTCCCCCTGCGGCACGGGCACGGCCGCCAAACTGGCCCTGCTGCACCATTACAAAAAAATTGAACCCAACGAACCCTATATCAATGCCAGTCCCTTAGGAACCACCTTTGAAGCCCGGCTGGTGGAAAAAACAAAGATCGGGGATTTTGAAGCCAGCGTCACCCAAATTTCCGGAAAGGCCTGGATCACCGGGGTGCATCATTTCACTCTGGATCAAACAGATCCGTTTCAGCAAGGATACCTCGTCTGA
- a CDS encoding ABC transporter ATP-binding protein, whose product MTQAKDPAFVRFKGIEKRFGDLVAVQPMDLNIPEGSFVTLLGPSGCGKTTLLRMLAGLEAPTRGDIFIKGKRINDTPIHKRNLGMIFQNYALFPHKTIFDNVAFGLKYRDVSKTEIKEKVEKALETVRLPGVGNRMPSQLSGGQQQRIALARAIVIEPDVLLMDEPLSALDENLREDMRREIDNLQMELGVTTIFVTHDQREALSMSDKVVVMKNGFIQQEGEPEEVYNNSVNHFVADFLGHSNFLAAQVKTRKDGIYEVELADGSICLASPVGDFEDGEKAEIVIRAQKMTLGYQTDFVQEEGMNYFFGKIKDRSYMGGEVSYFVEIAGGQLLHVINFVKRTPYRRKDEVYIRVDPFHCRLLKQ is encoded by the coding sequence TTGACACAAGCAAAAGACCCGGCCTTTGTCAGATTCAAGGGCATTGAAAAACGGTTTGGTGATCTGGTGGCGGTTCAGCCCATGGATCTGAATATTCCCGAAGGATCCTTTGTCACCCTGCTGGGCCCTTCCGGCTGCGGGAAAACCACGTTGCTGCGGATGCTGGCCGGCCTGGAGGCCCCGACCCGGGGAGACATCTTTATCAAGGGAAAGCGCATCAACGATACCCCGATCCACAAACGGAATCTGGGCATGATCTTTCAGAACTATGCGCTGTTTCCCCACAAAACGATTTTTGACAATGTGGCGTTCGGCCTGAAGTACCGGGATGTGTCCAAAACCGAAATCAAGGAAAAAGTGGAAAAAGCCCTGGAAACCGTGCGTCTGCCCGGTGTGGGCAACCGGATGCCGTCCCAGCTGTCCGGGGGGCAGCAGCAGCGCATTGCCCTGGCCCGGGCCATTGTGATCGAACCGGACGTGCTGCTCATGGATGAACCCTTGTCCGCCCTGGATGAAAATCTGAGGGAAGACATGCGCCGGGAGATCGATAATCTTCAGATGGAACTGGGGGTGACCACGATTTTTGTCACCCATGACCAGAGAGAAGCGTTGTCCATGTCCGACAAAGTGGTGGTGATGAAAAACGGATTTATTCAGCAGGAAGGGGAACCTGAAGAAGTATATAATAATTCCGTCAACCATTTTGTGGCCGATTTCTTAGGGCATTCCAATTTTCTGGCAGCCCAGGTAAAAACCCGTAAAGACGGCATTTATGAAGTGGAACTGGCCGACGGCAGCATCTGTCTGGCCAGTCCCGTGGGGGATTTTGAAGACGGAGAAAAAGCGGAAATCGTGATCCGGGCACAAAAAATGACCCTGGGCTATCAAACCGATTTTGTGCAGGAAGAGGGGATGAATTATTTTTTCGGCAAAATCAAGGACCGCAGCTATATGGGGGGCGAGGTCAGTTATTTTGTGGAGATTGCCGGCGGACAACTGCTGCATGTGATCAATTTTGTCAAGCGAACCCCGTATCGCCGAAAAGATGAGGTCTATATCCGGGTGGATCCGTTCCACTGCCGATTGTTGAAACAATAA